The following proteins are encoded in a genomic region of Deinococcus radiopugnans ATCC 19172:
- the rocF gene encoding arginase, which yields MNVSILGIPMDLGAGRRGVDMGPSALRNAHLATHLRELGHTVKDLGDVDVALPETLDKHEEAGLVFLDPIINACRDAAGRVAALPEGTFPLTLGGDHSVSMGTVTGNALRGNPAGVRSGLIWVDAHTDYNTPQSSPSGNIHGMPVAHLTGLGDPRLSNLGGGWHMRPEDIVMIGIRSVDQRERALMQEAGILAYTMKEVDQLGITRIVDETMERLGRLERLHVSFDADALDPGLCPGVGTPVPGGLTYREGHLLMELLSETGRVTSMDIVEVNPILDTRNQTAEVMVGMAASLLGQRIL from the coding sequence ATGAACGTTTCTATTCTGGGTATTCCGATGGATCTGGGCGCGGGACGGCGCGGTGTGGATATGGGGCCGTCGGCGCTGCGCAACGCGCATCTGGCGACGCATCTGCGCGAACTGGGGCACACTGTCAAGGACCTGGGCGACGTCGACGTGGCCCTGCCCGAGACGCTGGACAAGCACGAGGAGGCGGGACTGGTGTTTCTGGACCCGATCATCAACGCCTGCCGTGACGCGGCCGGGCGGGTGGCCGCGCTGCCGGAGGGCACCTTTCCCCTGACCCTGGGCGGCGATCACAGCGTCAGCATGGGCACCGTGACCGGCAACGCCCTGCGCGGCAACCCGGCAGGCGTTCGCAGCGGCCTGATCTGGGTGGATGCCCACACCGACTACAACACGCCGCAGAGCAGCCCCAGCGGCAACATCCACGGCATGCCGGTGGCCCACCTGACCGGGCTGGGCGACCCGCGCCTGAGCAACCTGGGCGGCGGCTGGCACATGCGCCCTGAGGACATCGTGATGATCGGTATTCGCAGCGTGGATCAGCGGGAACGCGCCCTGATGCAGGAGGCGGGCATCCTGGCCTACACCATGAAAGAGGTGGACCAGTTGGGCATCACCCGCATCGTGGACGAAACGATGGAGCGCCTGGGCCGCCTGGAGCGCCTGCACGTGTCCTTCGACGCCGACGCACTGGACCCCGGCCTGTGCCCCGGCGTCGGCACCCCGGTTCCCGGCGGCCTGACCTACCGCGAGGGCCACCTGCTGATGGAACTGCTCTCGGAAACCGGGCGCGTCACCAGCATGGACATCGTGGAGGTCAACCCGATTCTCGACACCCGCAACCAGACGGCGGAAGTGATGGTGGGCATGGCGGCGAGCCTGCTGGGCCAGCGCATTCTGTAG
- a CDS encoding DinB family protein, with translation MNVREYYTYLSAAREQLWNYLRALPTADLDRDLIESGDRFHTIKDLLLHITDVEDHWVHYIARGEDLQSDGRFKHDWVKPQAQQYDLSWIIDYGRTVGQQTQTFLDSNPDLDRSIKLIQDDPASDTVTLDQLMWNVMTHEVRHTAQIALLIRQLGHTPPWADYLRFARPQVTEGSQVDAPEPEDAEEGDSTQG, from the coding sequence ATGAACGTTCGCGAGTACTACACCTACCTGTCTGCCGCGCGCGAGCAGCTCTGGAATTATCTGCGTGCCCTGCCCACTGCCGATCTGGACCGCGATCTGATCGAGTCCGGGGACCGCTTTCACACCATCAAGGACCTGCTGCTGCACATCACCGATGTCGAGGACCACTGGGTCCACTACATCGCGCGCGGCGAGGACCTGCAGAGTGATGGACGCTTCAAGCACGACTGGGTCAAGCCGCAGGCCCAGCAGTACGACCTGTCGTGGATCATCGATTACGGGCGCACGGTGGGGCAGCAGACACAGACGTTCCTGGATTCCAACCCGGATCTGGACCGCAGCATCAAGCTGATTCAGGACGATCCGGCCAGCGATACCGTGACCCTGGACCAGTTGATGTGGAACGTCATGACCCACGAGGTTCGCCACACGGCCCAGATCGCCTTGTTGATTCGCCAGCTGGGCCACACGCCGCCCTGGGCGGATTACCTGCGCTTTGCCCGGCCCCAGGTGACCGAGGGAAGTCAGGTGGACGCCCCGGAACCAGAGGACGCCGAGGAAGGCGATTCCACGCAGGGCTGA
- a CDS encoding tRNA dihydrouridine synthase produces the protein MSADVSSSLSASAPGFYAARLARPGAVLAPMAGYSDAPMRQLAAEQGALWTVSEMISARGLVMGGDTEKLNLGRPYAGEQGRAVQLFGAEPELLADAVARAEAWFAPAAIDLNMGCPVPKIRGKGGACLLQTPEVAYTLLQAMRAATILDVSAKIRLGWDTDRSVEVAQGLEAAGASLITVHGRTSRQRYTGEADWDAIARVAASVAVPVVGSGDILSAAAARQRQRESGVAAVMIGRGSVGNPWIFRALAGGHGGEERPSAPVRARTALRHAELQTQFYNDDTGRLTLRPLRKVLPRYLPEYPELHAELTQVVTVADVERALTPLLRDAELNDGAMQTGATATAAAEYAVSYP, from the coding sequence ATGAGTGCCGATGTCTCCTCCTCCTTGTCTGCCAGTGCGCCGGGGTTTTACGCCGCCCGGCTGGCCCGCCCCGGCGCGGTCCTGGCCCCGATGGCCGGGTACAGTGACGCGCCCATGCGGCAGCTGGCCGCCGAGCAGGGGGCGCTGTGGACCGTCAGCGAGATGATCAGCGCACGCGGCCTGGTGATGGGGGGCGATACCGAGAAGCTGAACCTGGGCCGCCCCTACGCCGGGGAACAGGGCCGGGCCGTGCAGCTGTTCGGCGCGGAGCCCGAGTTGCTTGCGGATGCGGTGGCCCGCGCTGAGGCGTGGTTTGCCCCGGCCGCCATCGACCTGAACATGGGCTGCCCGGTGCCCAAGATCCGCGGCAAGGGCGGCGCGTGCCTGTTGCAGACGCCGGAAGTGGCCTACACGCTGCTCCAGGCCATGCGCGCGGCCACCATCCTGGACGTGAGCGCCAAGATTCGCCTGGGCTGGGACACGGACCGCAGCGTGGAGGTGGCGCAAGGGCTGGAGGCGGCGGGCGCGTCGCTGATCACGGTGCATGGCCGCACCAGCCGCCAGCGCTACACCGGCGAGGCCGACTGGGACGCGATTGCCCGTGTGGCCGCCAGCGTGGCGGTGCCGGTGGTGGGCAGCGGCGACATCCTGAGCGCGGCGGCCGCCCGGCAACGGCAACGCGAAAGTGGGGTGGCCGCCGTGATGATCGGGCGCGGCTCGGTGGGCAATCCGTGGATCTTCCGGGCCCTGGCCGGGGGGCACGGCGGCGAGGAGCGGCCCAGCGCCCCGGTGCGTGCCCGGACCGCCCTGCGCCACGCCGAGTTGCAGACCCAGTTCTACAACGACGACACCGGCCGCCTGACCCTGCGTCCACTGCGGAAAGTGCTGCCCCGTTACCTGCCGGAGTATCCCGAACTGCACGCCGAGCTGACGCAGGTGGTCACCGTGGCTGATGTCGAGCGGGCGCTGACGCCTCTGCTGCGTGACGCGGAGCTGAATGACGGGGCCATGCAGACAGGCGCGACGGCGACGGCCGCCGCAGAGTATGCTGTGAGTTACCCATGA
- a CDS encoding GNAT family N-acetyltransferase, producing MNSTPLALHHAPLLHMLYSAAPGYFALLGSRVPSLCEVERDVEIALLDPRRRLELLHDADGELVGSLDYKLDYPQAGDVTINLLLIREDRQSQRLGEQAVRDLEERLPADITRVLASVLGDNPRGARFWERLGFEFTVDARPVMTWYAKPLHARLHDTDPGLSVASD from the coding sequence TTGAATTCCACTCCGCTGGCGCTTCACCACGCGCCGCTGCTGCACATGCTCTACTCCGCCGCACCCGGCTACTTCGCGCTGCTGGGCAGCCGGGTGCCGTCGCTGTGCGAGGTCGAGCGCGACGTCGAGATCGCCCTGCTTGATCCGCGCCGCCGCTTAGAACTGCTGCACGACGCGGACGGCGAGTTGGTGGGCAGCCTCGACTACAAACTCGACTATCCCCAGGCGGGCGACGTGACCATCAACCTGCTGCTGATCCGAGAGGACCGTCAGTCCCAGCGGCTGGGCGAACAGGCCGTCCGCGACCTGGAAGAGCGCCTGCCCGCCGACATCACGCGCGTTCTCGCCAGCGTGCTGGGCGACAATCCGCGCGGCGCCCGCTTCTGGGAACGGCTGGGCTTCGAGTTCACCGTGGACGCCCGCCCGGTCATGACGTGGTACGCCAAGCCGCTGCACGCCCGTCTGCACGACACCGATCCTGGCCTGAGCGTGGCGAGCGACTGA
- a CDS encoding RtcB family protein — MNGKQITKLGFEKKAIGLAVAAAAVREGAGLERGAVLDELRAVQADPAAYLAGGVYAALAAELSAQHAVNESKKGAALLGAPLPYGVWGADLIEPGARAQMDVAMRLPVTRAGALMPDAHVGYGLPIGGVLATENAVIPYGVGVDIGCSMRLSVFPIQPDALKLEEARTLLLKHTRFGAGVAFEKRERDDHAVLHEGTWEDQPLLGHLFEKAAAQIGSSGSGNHFAEFGTLSLAQPDLGLDAGNYLALLSHSGSRGFGAQVAGHFTALAERLHPHLDPAARKLAWLSLDSEEGQAYWQAMNLAGRYALANHELIHARLARALGVDVLASVHNSHNLAWKQQVNGQELIVHRKGATPAASGQLGLIPGSMADPGFVVRGRGHADALASASHGAGRQLGRKAAASTLVKKEVAAYLKGRGVTLIGGGIDEAPQAYKRIEDVISRQSDLVDVVARFTPKVVRMDSGSQDI, encoded by the coding sequence ATGAACGGAAAGCAAATTACCAAACTGGGATTCGAGAAGAAGGCCATCGGGCTGGCCGTGGCCGCCGCCGCTGTGCGCGAGGGTGCAGGGCTGGAACGTGGCGCGGTGCTGGACGAACTGCGTGCGGTACAGGCCGATCCTGCCGCGTATCTGGCGGGCGGCGTCTACGCGGCGCTGGCCGCAGAACTGAGCGCGCAGCACGCCGTGAACGAGAGCAAAAAGGGAGCGGCCCTGCTGGGTGCGCCGCTGCCCTACGGCGTCTGGGGCGCGGACCTGATCGAGCCGGGCGCACGCGCGCAGATGGACGTGGCGATGCGCCTGCCGGTCACCCGTGCCGGGGCGCTGATGCCCGACGCGCACGTGGGCTACGGCCTGCCCATCGGCGGCGTGCTGGCGACGGAAAACGCGGTGATTCCGTATGGCGTGGGCGTCGATATCGGCTGCAGCATGCGCCTGAGCGTGTTTCCCATCCAGCCGGATGCCCTGAAGCTGGAGGAAGCCAGGACCCTGCTGCTCAAGCACACGCGTTTCGGCGCGGGCGTGGCCTTTGAAAAGCGCGAGCGCGACGATCACGCCGTGTTGCATGAGGGAACCTGGGAGGATCAGCCCCTGCTGGGCCACCTGTTCGAGAAGGCGGCGGCGCAGATCGGCAGTTCCGGCAGCGGCAACCACTTCGCCGAGTTCGGCACGCTGAGTCTGGCGCAGCCCGACCTGGGGCTGGATGCCGGGAACTACCTGGCCCTGCTGTCCCACAGCGGCTCGCGCGGCTTCGGGGCACAGGTGGCGGGACACTTCACTGCTCTGGCCGAGCGACTGCATCCCCATCTGGACCCGGCGGCCAGGAAGCTGGCGTGGCTGTCCCTGGATTCCGAGGAAGGGCAGGCGTACTGGCAGGCCATGAATCTGGCCGGACGGTACGCGCTGGCCAACCACGAGCTGATCCACGCCCGACTGGCCCGCGCGCTGGGGGTGGATGTGCTGGCGTCCGTCCACAACAGCCATAACCTGGCCTGGAAGCAGCAGGTGAATGGGCAGGAGCTGATCGTCCACCGCAAGGGGGCGACGCCCGCCGCGAGCGGACAGCTGGGCCTGATTCCGGGCAGCATGGCCGATCCTGGCTTTGTGGTGCGCGGACGGGGCCACGCGGACGCGCTGGCCAGCGCCAGCCACGGCGCAGGCCGCCAGCTGGGGCGCAAGGCCGCCGCCAGCACGCTGGTCAAGAAGGAGGTGGCCGCCTACCTGAAAGGGCGCGGCGTCACGCTCATCGGCGGCGGCATCGATGAGGCCCCACAGGCCTACAAGCGCATCGAGGACGTGATTTCACGCCAGAGCGATCTGGTGGACGTGGTGGCCCGCTTCACGCCGAAGGTCGTCCGCATGGACAGCGGCAGCCAGGATATTTAA
- a CDS encoding ABC transporter substrate-binding protein has product MKRLALLSLTLLLGISVQTSQAQSPTRTVNIGLGYNPDVQFTPFYVADKLGYFAAEGLKVNYQHGYVPQLIPLLLQGKLDFVVGDPEDAIFAKNQGADVKYIMTMYQKNPVTVFSLKPLNGIASLKGKTVGIPGPYGSSYHAIQALLDSAKLTEGKDIKLSTIGFTQQDAVRAGRVDAAVGYLNNDVVLLGQSVGQKVYTLDISDAYPMVGVGLIASGKSLTGDLAAKVVRASQRGLKFTVADPARAFKLAQPVFGKAGTLEILKASTPLMTSAYTQANGIGASSPAAWTKAVAALIKQGNLPAGAKATDYYTNSFISKTLK; this is encoded by the coding sequence ATGAAGCGACTTGCCCTCCTCTCCCTGACCCTGCTGCTGGGAATCAGCGTTCAGACCAGTCAGGCCCAGTCCCCGACGAGAACCGTCAACATCGGCCTGGGCTACAACCCTGACGTGCAGTTCACGCCGTTTTACGTGGCCGACAAGCTGGGCTACTTTGCCGCCGAGGGCCTCAAGGTCAACTACCAGCACGGCTACGTTCCCCAGCTCATACCGCTGCTGTTGCAGGGTAAGCTGGACTTCGTGGTGGGCGATCCCGAGGACGCTATCTTCGCCAAAAATCAGGGCGCGGACGTGAAGTACATCATGACCATGTACCAGAAGAATCCGGTGACGGTCTTCAGTCTCAAGCCGCTGAACGGGATTGCCAGCCTAAAGGGCAAAACGGTGGGCATTCCTGGCCCCTACGGCAGCAGCTACCACGCCATCCAGGCCCTGCTGGACAGCGCCAAACTCACGGAGGGCAAGGACATCAAGCTGTCCACCATCGGCTTCACGCAGCAGGACGCCGTGCGGGCCGGACGGGTGGACGCCGCCGTGGGGTACCTCAACAACGACGTGGTGCTGCTGGGCCAGTCGGTGGGCCAGAAGGTCTACACCCTGGACATCTCGGACGCGTACCCGATGGTGGGCGTGGGCCTGATCGCCAGCGGCAAGTCGTTGACCGGTGATCTGGCGGCCAAGGTGGTGCGGGCCAGCCAGCGCGGCCTGAAATTCACGGTGGCGGACCCGGCCCGCGCCTTCAAGCTGGCGCAACCGGTGTTCGGCAAGGCCGGGACGCTGGAGATTCTCAAGGCCAGCACGCCGCTGATGACCAGCGCCTACACCCAGGCCAACGGCATCGGCGCCAGCAGCCCCGCCGCGTGGACCAAGGCGGTGGCGGCGCTGATCAAGCAGGGCAATCTGCCCGCCGGGGCGAAGGCAACCGACTATTACACCAACAGCTTCATCAGCAAGACGCTGAAGTAG
- a CDS encoding ABC transporter ATP-binding protein, giving the protein MTAPDDSYKKEFDAQLTRRVLRYVQPYLRLVIGGIVLALLISLASPVFALIQRHAIDAYLTPLALQGNSNLDALYRGLTLTALLYAGLKVVQFGLQYAFALAIGYLGQNVLRDIRADVFSKLQRLQLAYFDQNPVGRLITRVTSDVDAINQFITNGLVSLIQSTFIIVVYVVIMLSVNWRLALISFSVLPVLYFSTNFFRTKLRDAFRNTRTQQATVNSKLNENITGMLTVQLFGRERRSALDFDHSNRALLRANEDSVHWFSLFMPVVAVLGQVAVALILYFASRQILGVGVDANGALQTGVVAGAITVGTLFAFIQLSQQLFQPIQDLADVFNTLQAAMASSERIFGVLDTEEEIADKPDAKTLPHFEGRVDFEKVWFAYDQTVTAETPDSDDRWILRGIDLHIQPGESVALVGATGAGKTSVTALVSRFYDVQRGAVKVDGENVRDLAQHDLRKHVGVVLQDVFLFAGTIESNLTLNNETIPHERVVEACKYVGVHDYILSLENGYQTEVRERGATLSTGQKQLLAFARALIQNPDILLVLDEATANVDTETELRIQQALVKVMSGRTSIIIAHRLSTIEHCDRIVVMRKGRVVEQGSHSELLEHGGYYARLHRLQYSQADAAD; this is encoded by the coding sequence GTGACCGCCCCCGACGACAGCTACAAGAAGGAATTCGACGCCCAGCTCACGCGCCGCGTGCTGCGCTACGTTCAGCCCTACCTGCGGCTGGTGATCGGCGGCATCGTGCTGGCGCTGCTGATCTCGCTGGCCTCGCCGGTGTTCGCGCTGATTCAGCGCCACGCCATCGACGCGTACCTGACGCCGCTGGCGCTGCAAGGCAACAGCAACCTGGACGCGCTGTACCGGGGCCTGACCCTGACCGCGCTGCTGTACGCGGGCCTCAAGGTGGTGCAATTCGGTCTGCAGTACGCTTTCGCCCTCGCCATCGGCTACCTGGGCCAGAACGTGCTGCGCGACATCCGCGCCGACGTGTTCAGCAAATTGCAACGCCTGCAACTGGCCTACTTCGATCAGAACCCGGTGGGCCGCCTGATTACCCGCGTGACCAGCGACGTGGACGCCATCAACCAGTTCATCACCAACGGCCTGGTCAGCCTGATTCAGAGCACGTTTATCATCGTGGTGTACGTGGTGATCATGCTCAGCGTGAACTGGCGGCTGGCCCTGATCAGCTTTTCCGTGCTGCCGGTGCTGTACTTTTCCACCAACTTCTTCCGCACCAAACTGCGCGACGCCTTCCGCAACACCCGCACCCAGCAGGCCACCGTCAACAGCAAGCTCAACGAGAACATCACGGGGATGCTGACCGTGCAACTGTTCGGGCGCGAACGGCGCAGCGCGCTGGATTTCGACCACAGCAACCGCGCCCTGCTGAGGGCCAACGAGGACAGCGTCCACTGGTTCTCGCTGTTCATGCCGGTGGTGGCGGTGCTGGGACAGGTGGCCGTGGCCCTGATCCTTTACTTCGCCTCCCGGCAGATTCTGGGCGTGGGCGTGGACGCCAATGGGGCGCTGCAAACCGGCGTGGTGGCCGGGGCCATCACGGTGGGGACGCTGTTCGCCTTTATCCAGCTGTCGCAGCAATTGTTCCAGCCGATTCAGGATCTGGCCGACGTGTTCAATACCCTGCAAGCGGCGATGGCCTCCAGCGAGCGCATCTTCGGCGTGCTGGACACCGAAGAGGAGATTGCCGACAAGCCCGACGCCAAGACGCTGCCCCATTTCGAGGGCCGGGTGGACTTCGAGAAGGTCTGGTTCGCCTACGATCAGACCGTGACCGCCGAGACGCCCGACAGCGATGACCGCTGGATTCTGCGCGGCATCGACCTGCACATCCAGCCGGGCGAGAGCGTGGCGCTGGTGGGCGCAACCGGGGCGGGCAAGACCAGCGTCACGGCCCTGGTCAGCCGCTTCTATGACGTGCAACGCGGGGCCGTGAAGGTGGACGGCGAGAACGTGCGCGACCTGGCCCAGCATGACCTGAGAAAGCATGTGGGCGTGGTGCTGCAGGACGTCTTTTTATTCGCCGGCACCATCGAGAGCAACCTGACCCTGAACAACGAGACCATTCCCCACGAGCGCGTGGTGGAGGCGTGCAAGTACGTGGGTGTCCACGACTACATCCTGTCGCTGGAAAACGGCTACCAGACCGAGGTGCGCGAGCGCGGCGCGACGCTGTCCACCGGGCAGAAGCAGCTGCTGGCCTTCGCCCGCGCGCTGATCCAGAACCCCGACATCCTGCTGGTGCTGGACGAGGCCACCGCCAACGTGGACACCGAGACCGAGCTGCGCATTCAGCAGGCGCTGGTCAAGGTGATGTCCGGGCGCACCAGCATCATCATCGCGCACCGCCTCAGCACCATCGAGCACTGTGACCGCATCGTGGTGATGCGCAAGGGCCGCGTGGTGGAGCAGGGCAGCCACAGCGAACTGCTGGAGCACGGCGGCTACTACGCCCGGCTGCACCGCCTGCAGTACTCGCAGGCCGACGCGGCGGACTGA
- a CDS encoding ABC transporter ATP-binding protein yields MDSLRSLWPYLKMHQRQYIIGMVLVIFANSINLLPFYFIRLAIDGLTGARDGDPGTPGITLAQAGWYALGIVAAALAAGVFMLYMRRLIVVASRQTEYEVRRDIFAHLQGLDKPYYDRASTGDLMNRLTGDLSAVREMLGFGAWQIVNIVSGFVTSFAVMFSLSWQLTLIVLAVVPVIVGVLTYLARLINVRHRLAQEQNSKIAGKAQENFSGARVVKGYAIEDREIAEYKAMNLELLKRNIALTKVDGPLRSFMGLLLGLAFALILLVGGRLILTSNGAFTVGMFVQFVGTLERLTFPMLMIGWITGVTQRGLASWLRLRELYDARAQVQDVPGRTDRSIQTLDGDLRFQNVSMNYGNREVLKNIDLHVPAGTFLGITGPTGSGKTVLGQLITRSMDPSSGVIRMDGHDLRVIPLKVLHDAVAVVPQEPFLFGDTLANNIAFGVEKQELPLVKTGVSVVGAPPVPDIPQQPDPERVRNAARLAGLLEDIEGFPEGFETLLGERGVTLSGGQRQRTAIARAIVREPAILILDDSLSAVDTETERKILDGLREVSQGRTVILIAHRVSTLRHADHIVVLEEGRVTEQGSHDELLTLNGHYAELERLQRLASDLDEDDDAISDPEAAADRLAARREAIREAQATQLQPNQQTRQEVLK; encoded by the coding sequence GGGCTGGTATGCGCTGGGCATCGTGGCGGCGGCCTTGGCGGCGGGCGTGTTCATGCTGTACATGCGCCGCCTGATCGTGGTGGCCTCGCGCCAGACCGAGTACGAGGTCCGGCGCGACATCTTTGCCCACCTGCAGGGGCTGGACAAGCCGTATTACGACCGCGCCAGCACTGGCGATCTGATGAACCGCCTGACCGGCGACCTGAGTGCCGTGCGCGAAATGCTGGGCTTCGGCGCGTGGCAGATCGTGAACATCGTGTCGGGATTCGTGACCTCGTTCGCCGTGATGTTCAGCCTGAGCTGGCAACTGACCCTGATCGTGCTGGCGGTGGTGCCGGTTATCGTGGGCGTGCTGACGTACCTGGCGCGGCTGATCAACGTGCGCCACCGGCTGGCGCAGGAGCAGAACAGCAAGATCGCGGGCAAGGCGCAGGAGAACTTCAGCGGCGCGCGGGTGGTCAAGGGCTACGCGATTGAAGACCGCGAAATCGCCGAGTACAAGGCCATGAACCTGGAACTGCTGAAGCGCAACATCGCCCTGACGAAGGTGGACGGCCCGCTGCGCTCCTTCATGGGGCTGCTGCTGGGCCTGGCCTTCGCGCTGATCCTGCTGGTGGGCGGGCGGCTGATCCTGACTTCCAACGGAGCGTTCACCGTGGGGATGTTCGTGCAGTTCGTGGGCACGCTGGAACGCCTGACCTTCCCGATGCTGATGATCGGCTGGATTACCGGCGTGACCCAGCGCGGGCTGGCCTCCTGGCTGCGCCTGCGCGAGCTGTACGACGCCCGCGCCCAGGTGCAGGACGTGCCGGGGCGCACCGACCGCAGCATTCAGACCCTGGACGGCGACCTGCGCTTCCAGAACGTGTCGATGAATTACGGTAACCGTGAGGTGCTGAAAAATATCGACCTGCATGTTCCCGCCGGGACGTTCCTGGGCATCACCGGCCCCACTGGCAGCGGCAAGACCGTGCTGGGCCAGCTGATCACCCGCAGCATGGACCCCAGCTCCGGCGTGATCCGGATGGACGGCCACGACCTGCGCGTGATTCCGCTGAAAGTGCTGCACGACGCGGTGGCGGTGGTGCCGCAGGAGCCTTTCCTGTTCGGGGACACCCTGGCCAACAACATCGCCTTCGGGGTGGAGAAGCAGGAATTGCCCCTGGTAAAAACGGGCGTGAGCGTGGTGGGCGCGCCGCCGGTGCCGGACATCCCGCAGCAGCCGGACCCCGAGCGGGTGCGCAATGCCGCCCGCCTGGCCGGACTGCTGGAGGACATCGAGGGCTTTCCCGAGGGCTTCGAAACCCTGCTGGGCGAGCGCGGCGTGACGCTTTCGGGCGGCCAGCGCCAGCGCACCGCCATTGCTCGGGCCATCGTGCGCGAACCGGCGATTCTCATTCTGGATGACAGCCTCTCAGCGGTGGACACCGAGACCGAGCGTAAGATTCTGGACGGCCTGCGGGAAGTCAGTCAGGGCCGCACCGTGATTCTGATCGCCCACCGCGTCAGCACCCTGCGCCACGCCGACCACATCGTAGTGCTGGAAGAGGGCCGCGTGACCGAGCAGGGCAGCCACGACGAACTGCTGACATTGAACGGCCACTACGCCGAGCTGGAGCGCCTGCAACGCCTGGCCAGCGATCTGGACGAGGACGACGACGCGATCAGCGATCCTGAGGCAGCGGCGGACCGTCTGGCCGCGCGCCGGGAAGCCATCCGGGAGGCCCAGGCGACACAACTCCAGCCCAACCAGCAGACCCGTCAGGAGGTGCTGAAGTGA